A genomic stretch from Candidatus Anoxymicrobium japonicum includes:
- the cysE gene encoding serine O-acetyltransferase produces the protein MRKTHEQLRLDVHAVRDRDPAATNTLEIITTYPGLHAIWMHRIANYLHVRGVPGIPRAISMFTRMITGIEIHQGATIGQGFFIDHGMGVVIGETTKIGNDVTIFQGVTLGGTGKEKGKRHPTIEDGVVIAVGASVLGSITVGKNSKVGAGAVVVSDVPPNCTVVGVPGRVTVCSGERISPIDLHHERLPDPVLDMFATIERRLDRLDRAIKKQKKP, from the coding sequence ATCAGAAAGACGCATGAGCAGTTGCGGTTAGATGTCCATGCGGTCAGGGACCGCGATCCCGCGGCTACAAACACCCTTGAAATCATTACGACCTACCCCGGGTTGCACGCTATCTGGATGCACAGAATCGCCAACTACCTGCACGTGCGGGGCGTGCCGGGCATCCCAAGGGCAATTTCGATGTTCACCCGGATGATCACCGGGATCGAGATACACCAGGGCGCCACTATCGGGCAGGGATTTTTTATCGATCACGGCATGGGAGTCGTAATCGGCGAGACGACAAAGATCGGAAACGACGTAACCATTTTCCAGGGAGTGACACTGGGTGGCACCGGCAAAGAGAAGGGGAAGCGACACCCGACCATCGAGGACGGTGTCGTGATAGCGGTTGGCGCAAGCGTGCTCGGTTCAATTACTGTCGGCAAGAACTCAAAGGTCGGCGCTGGCGCGGTCGTTGTCTCCGACGTGCCGCCCAACTGCACAGTCGTTGGAGTCCCCGGGCGCGTGACTGTCTGCTCGGGCGAGCGCATCAGCCCGATAGATTTGCACCACGAGCGGTTGCCAGACCCGGTTCTCGACATGTTCGCGACAATCGAACGCAGGCTGGATCGCCTCGATCGAGCGATTAAGAAACAGAAAAAGCCGTAA
- a CDS encoding cysteine--tRNA ligase, giving the protein MSIRVYNTMIRAKEELVPREAGKITMYVCGPTVYNYIHIGNARTFLNFDMIRRYLERRGYEVTFAQNITDVDDKIINKAKEQGVPPEALAEKYRVAFEEDMAALGVKPPDIAPRATKHVADMLEVVKRLVDSGYAYASEGDVYFEVDKFEGYGNLSRRALDEQQHIPTGGPEVERKRGSWDFALWKAAKPGEPSWDSPWGPGRPGWHIECSTMSMKYLEEGFDIHGGGLDLVFPHHENEIAQAEAYSGGRFARYWMHSGMLNIDLEKMSKSLGNIKALRDVLAEHDAATVRMLMLGTHYRSQLNFSDESLNDARASLERISNCRFNLEDVISRSEGAKEDTARIDRENTLVDYLKDARLKFLEHMDDDFNSAAALGVLFEVIRETNTYTSEAGAAGVFCSRHILMECQKTIDEMCAYVGLFQQSPVVTTTPAVDAGPTREELIDLLLQVRQAARDMKSFQLSDRVRDGLADLGVRVEDVEDGYRWRFER; this is encoded by the coding sequence GTGTCAATACGCGTATACAATACGATGATCCGCGCTAAAGAGGAGCTTGTCCCGCGAGAGGCCGGCAAGATAACCATGTACGTTTGCGGGCCGACGGTCTATAACTACATCCACATCGGCAACGCGCGCACTTTTCTCAACTTCGACATGATCAGACGTTACCTGGAACGCCGTGGTTACGAGGTTACCTTCGCGCAGAACATCACGGACGTAGACGACAAGATAATCAACAAGGCAAAAGAACAGGGCGTTCCGCCTGAGGCGCTCGCTGAAAAGTACCGCGTTGCTTTTGAGGAGGACATGGCGGCCCTTGGAGTCAAGCCGCCTGACATCGCGCCGCGCGCGACAAAGCATGTCGCCGACATGCTCGAGGTCGTCAAACGCCTGGTGGACAGTGGCTACGCCTATGCGTCCGAGGGCGACGTCTATTTCGAGGTCGATAAGTTCGAGGGTTACGGCAATCTCTCCAGGCGCGCGCTCGACGAGCAGCAGCACATTCCCACAGGCGGGCCAGAGGTAGAGCGCAAGCGAGGATCGTGGGATTTCGCCCTCTGGAAGGCCGCCAAACCGGGTGAGCCTTCATGGGACAGCCCATGGGGTCCGGGGCGGCCCGGGTGGCATATCGAGTGCTCCACCATGTCCATGAAGTATCTCGAGGAAGGGTTCGACATCCACGGTGGCGGGCTCGACCTCGTCTTTCCACATCACGAGAACGAGATAGCGCAGGCTGAAGCGTACTCCGGCGGGCGGTTCGCGCGCTACTGGATGCATAGTGGAATGCTCAACATCGATCTGGAAAAGATGTCCAAGTCGCTCGGGAACATCAAGGCGTTGCGTGACGTGCTTGCCGAACACGACGCGGCTACCGTGCGCATGCTCATGCTGGGCACTCACTATCGCAGCCAGTTGAACTTCTCAGATGAAAGCCTAAATGACGCGCGCGCGTCTCTCGAGCGCATAAGCAACTGCCGGTTCAATCTCGAGGATGTCATCAGCAGAAGTGAGGGCGCGAAGGAAGATACGGCCCGAATCGACCGTGAGAACACGCTCGTGGATTATCTGAAAGACGCCAGACTCAAGTTCCTCGAACACATGGACGATGACTTTAACTCCGCCGCGGCCCTTGGCGTCCTCTTTGAGGTCATCCGAGAAACCAACACGTACACAAGCGAAGCAGGTGCGGCGGGCGTGTTTTGCTCCAGGCATATCTTGATGGAATGTCAGAAGACGATTGACGAAATGTGCGCTTACGTCGGACTGTTTCAACAATCGCCTGTCGTAACGACGACGCCGGCTGTGGACGCCGGTCCAACCCGCGAAGAACTTATTGACCTGCTGCTCCAGGTGAGACAGGCCGCGCGCGACATGAAGAGCTTTCAACTTTCCGACAGAGTGCGAGACGGTCTTGCCGACCTTGGCGTTCGTGTCGAGGATGTCGAGGACGGCTACCGCTGGCGCTTCGAGCGCTAG
- a CDS encoding 23S rRNA (guanosine(2251)-2'-O)-methyltransferase RlmB, whose translation MPNLNKQFGEIDQVEGRNPVIEALRGRRKVLEIYIASGLERSEQIDEIIRLAGLANVAVKEAPRTRIDSMARTSAPQGVIAFVSLFEFDGITDLLFRLENVDLPLVLALDNIQDPQNFGALLRVADAAGADAVVIPGRRSASVTATVASASAGAVEHVRVARVASLPAALERFKSAGLWVVGAHSGSGVPYYEFDMKTPLVLVLGSEGKGLGRLVRERCDELVSLPMRGRVSSLNVATAGAVLLYEAIRQRTK comes from the coding sequence ATGCCAAATCTAAACAAGCAGTTCGGCGAAATCGACCAGGTCGAAGGGCGCAACCCCGTGATCGAGGCGCTTCGTGGACGCCGGAAAGTGCTCGAGATCTATATAGCGAGCGGGCTCGAGCGCTCCGAGCAGATTGACGAGATCATCCGCCTGGCCGGTCTCGCAAACGTAGCCGTCAAGGAAGCCCCTCGGACGCGAATCGATTCCATGGCCAGAACGAGCGCGCCACAGGGCGTAATCGCGTTTGTGTCGCTATTTGAGTTTGACGGCATCACCGACTTGCTTTTCCGCCTCGAGAACGTCGATCTCCCGCTCGTGCTCGCGCTGGACAACATACAGGATCCGCAAAATTTCGGGGCGCTGTTGCGGGTAGCGGACGCCGCTGGAGCGGACGCCGTCGTGATACCGGGAAGGCGCTCGGCGAGCGTTACCGCCACAGTCGCCAGCGCTTCGGCCGGCGCCGTCGAGCATGTCAGGGTAGCGCGCGTCGCAAGTCTCCCGGCCGCGCTGGAGCGGTTCAAAAGCGCGGGACTCTGGGTCGTTGGCGCTCATAGCGGTAGCGGTGTTCCGTACTATGAGTTTGATATGAAGACCCCGCTGGTTTTGGTGCTTGGCAGCGAAGGCAAAGGGTTAGGGCGCCTCGTTAGAGAGCGGTGCGACGAGCTCGTGAGTTTGCCGATGCGAGGCAGAGTGAGTTCGCTGAACGTGGCGACCGCCGGAGCGGTGTTGCTATACGAGGCCATCCGACAACGCACAAAATAG